A single region of the Cronobacter condimenti 1330 genome encodes:
- the sstT gene encoding serine/threonine transporter SstT, whose product MTTQSQGGGLLRRLAQGSLVKQILVGLVLGILLAWLSKPSAIAVGLLGTLFVGALKAVAPVLVLMLVMASIANHKHGQKTNIRPILVLYLLGTFSAALTAVLFSFIFPSTLHLVAGATDVTPPTGIVGVLRDLLLSMVANPVDALLKGNYIGILVWAVGLGFALRHANDTTKNLINDMSDAVTFMVRLVIRFAPIGIFGLVSSTLATTGFEALWGYAQLLMVLVGCMFLVALVINPLIVYAKIRRNPYPLVFACLRESGVTAFFTRSSAANIPVNMALCEKLNLDRDTYSVSIPLGATINMAGAAITITVLALAAVHTMGIVVDIPTALLLSMVASLCACGASGVAGGSLLLIPLACNMFGIPNDVAMQVVAVGFIIGVLQDSCETALNSSTDVLFTAAACQAEDNRLASNALRS is encoded by the coding sequence ATGACGACGCAATCTCAGGGCGGCGGTCTGCTGCGCCGCCTGGCGCAAGGCAGCCTGGTAAAACAGATCCTGGTAGGTCTGGTGCTTGGTATTCTGCTTGCCTGGCTTTCAAAACCCAGCGCCATCGCAGTCGGGCTGCTCGGCACGCTGTTTGTCGGCGCGCTGAAGGCCGTGGCACCGGTGCTGGTATTAATGCTGGTCATGGCGTCTATCGCCAACCACAAACACGGTCAGAAAACCAATATTCGCCCTATCCTTGTGCTCTATCTGTTGGGCACCTTTTCGGCGGCGCTCACTGCCGTCCTGTTTAGCTTTATCTTCCCCTCCACACTGCACCTCGTCGCTGGCGCGACGGACGTTACTCCGCCAACAGGCATCGTCGGCGTGCTGCGCGATCTGCTGCTGAGCATGGTGGCGAACCCGGTAGATGCGCTGCTGAAGGGCAACTACATCGGCATTCTGGTATGGGCTGTGGGCTTAGGCTTTGCGCTGCGCCATGCCAACGACACCACAAAAAACCTGATTAACGATATGTCCGATGCGGTCACCTTTATGGTGCGGCTCGTTATCCGCTTCGCACCGATCGGGATCTTCGGTCTGGTTTCCTCTACGCTCGCGACCACGGGTTTCGAGGCACTGTGGGGCTACGCGCAACTGCTGATGGTGCTGGTGGGCTGTATGTTCCTGGTGGCGCTGGTGATAAACCCGCTGATCGTCTATGCGAAAATTCGTCGCAACCCGTATCCGCTGGTGTTCGCTTGCCTGCGTGAAAGCGGCGTGACGGCGTTCTTTACCCGCAGTTCGGCGGCCAATATTCCGGTGAACATGGCGCTGTGCGAAAAACTGAATCTGGATCGCGATACCTATTCGGTGTCGATCCCGCTGGGTGCCACCATCAACATGGCGGGCGCGGCTATCACGATTACCGTGCTGGCGCTTGCCGCAGTACATACGATGGGCATTGTGGTGGATATACCGACCGCGCTGCTGCTGAGCATGGTGGCGTCGCTGTGCGCCTGCGGCGCGTCGGGTGTCGCTGGTGGATCGCTGCTGCTGATCCCGCTTGCGTGCAACATGTTCGGCATTCCGAACGATGTCGCCATGCAGGTTGTCGCGGTGGGCTTTATTATCGGCGTGCTGCAGGATTCCTGCGAAACCGCGCTGAACTCCTCAACGGACGTCCTCTTCACCGCGGCGGCGTGCCAGGCGGAAGATAATCGTCTTGCCAGCAACGCGCTGCGTAGCTGA
- a CDS encoding TerC family protein, with amino-acid sequence MNTVGTPLLWGGFAVIVVIMLAIDLLLQGRRGAHAMTMKQAAVWSIVWVSLSLLFNAAFWWYLTGTAGREVADTQALAFLTGYLIEKALAVDNVFVWLMLFSYFAVPPALQRRVLIYGVLGAIVLRTIMIFAGSWLITQFEWLLYVFGAFLLFTGVKMALAKEDEGGIGDKPLVRWLRGHLRMTDSIDSEHFFVRKNGLLYATPLLLVLIMVELSDVIFAVDSIPAIFAVTTDPFIVLTSNLFAILGLRAMYFLLAGVAERFSMLKYGLSVILVFIGIKMLIVDFYHIPIAISLGVVGGILVTTLVINAWVNHRNDKKKLAE; translated from the coding sequence ATGAATACTGTCGGCACTCCCTTACTGTGGGGCGGCTTCGCCGTCATCGTGGTCATTATGCTGGCTATCGACCTTCTGCTTCAGGGGCGGCGCGGCGCACATGCCATGACCATGAAGCAGGCGGCCGTCTGGTCCATTGTCTGGGTCTCGCTGTCACTGCTGTTTAACGCGGCATTCTGGTGGTATCTCACCGGCACCGCAGGGCGCGAAGTAGCAGATACCCAGGCGCTCGCCTTCCTGACCGGTTATCTCATCGAAAAAGCGCTCGCGGTGGATAATGTCTTCGTCTGGCTGATGCTCTTTAGCTACTTCGCCGTACCGCCTGCGCTACAGCGTCGCGTGCTGATTTACGGCGTGCTGGGCGCCATCGTGCTGCGTACCATCATGATTTTCGCCGGCAGTTGGCTTATCACGCAGTTTGAATGGCTGCTTTATGTGTTCGGCGCGTTCCTGCTCTTTACCGGCGTGAAAATGGCGCTCGCGAAAGAAGATGAAGGCGGCATTGGCGACAAACCGCTGGTGCGCTGGCTACGCGGGCATCTGCGCATGACCGACAGTATCGACAGCGAGCACTTCTTTGTACGCAAAAATGGCCTGCTTTACGCCACACCACTGCTATTGGTGTTGATTATGGTCGAGCTGAGCGACGTGATTTTCGCGGTGGACAGCATCCCGGCGATTTTCGCAGTCACCACCGACCCGTTTATTGTGCTGACGTCTAACCTGTTCGCCATCCTCGGTTTGCGTGCGATGTACTTCCTGCTGGCGGGCGTGGCAGAACGCTTCTCGATGCTAAAATATGGCCTGTCGGTCATTCTGGTATTCATCGGCATCAAGATGTTGATTGTCGATTTCTACCATATCCCGATCGCCATTTCGCTTGGGGTGGTGGGCGGTATTCTGGTCACGACGCTTGTGATTAACGCCTGGGTTAATCATCGCAACGACAAGAAAAAACTCGCAGAGTAA
- a CDS encoding Gfo/Idh/MocA family protein, producing the protein MIRFAVVGTNWITRQFVDAAHETGKFTLTAIYSRSLEQAQAFASDYPVEHLFTSLEALAQSDAVDAVYLASPNALHFSQSCLFLNHKKHVICEKPLASNLREVEAAIACARENQVVLFEAFKTASLPNFIALQQALPKVGKLRKALFNYCQYSSRYQRYLDGENPNTFNPVFSNGSIMDIGFYTLASAVALWGEPHDVKATASLLESGVDAHGTVQMNYGDFDVTLLHSKVSDSTLPSEIQGEAGSLIIEKISECQRITFVPRGGKPQALTLPQHINTMLYEAETFARLVETSEVNHPGLTVSRVTAKLLTEIRAQTGVKFPADDVITPQLA; encoded by the coding sequence ATGATACGTTTCGCCGTTGTTGGAACGAACTGGATCACCCGCCAGTTTGTCGATGCCGCCCACGAGACGGGCAAATTCACGCTGACTGCGATCTACTCCCGAAGCCTGGAACAGGCGCAGGCGTTTGCCAGCGATTACCCGGTGGAGCATCTTTTCACCTCGCTGGAGGCGCTGGCGCAGAGCGACGCCGTTGACGCGGTCTATCTCGCAAGCCCCAACGCGCTGCACTTTTCCCAGTCCTGCCTGTTTCTGAACCATAAAAAGCATGTGATTTGCGAAAAACCGCTCGCGTCGAACCTGCGGGAAGTCGAAGCCGCCATCGCCTGCGCGCGCGAAAACCAGGTGGTGCTCTTTGAAGCGTTCAAAACCGCGAGCCTGCCGAATTTCATCGCGCTGCAACAGGCTTTGCCGAAAGTGGGCAAACTGCGCAAGGCGTTGTTTAACTACTGCCAGTATTCATCACGCTACCAGCGTTATCTCGACGGTGAAAATCCGAACACCTTTAATCCGGTGTTCTCGAACGGATCTATCATGGATATCGGCTTTTATACGCTTGCCAGCGCCGTAGCGCTGTGGGGCGAGCCGCATGACGTCAAAGCCACCGCCAGCCTGCTTGAAAGCGGCGTGGACGCCCACGGCACGGTGCAGATGAACTACGGCGATTTCGACGTCACGCTGCTGCACTCCAAGGTGAGTGACTCGACGCTGCCAAGCGAAATCCAGGGCGAGGCCGGCTCGCTTATCATCGAGAAAATCTCCGAATGCCAGCGCATCACGTTTGTACCGCGCGGCGGCAAACCGCAGGCGCTGACGCTGCCGCAGCACATTAATACTATGCTGTATGAAGCCGAGACGTTTGCGCGCCTGGTTGAGACCAGTGAAGTCAATCATCCGGGCTTAACGGTAAGCCGCGTGACGGCGAAGCTACTGACCGAGATCCGCGCCCAGACCGGCGTGAAATTCCCGGCCGATGACGTCATCACGCCACAACTGGCGTAA
- a CDS encoding YgjV family protein: MTAYWLAQGVGVIAFLIGITTFFNRDERRFKLQLAVYSAVIGGHFFLMGATPAGMSAELNALRTVISLRTRSLWVMTLFIVLTLTLGLIKLHHVIELLPIIGTVASTWALFRCSGLTTRCVMWCSTACWVTHNFWIGSIGGTLIEGSFLIINGLNIVRFWRMKKRGIDPFKIEKEVVEKG; this comes from the coding sequence ATGACCGCGTATTGGCTAGCCCAGGGCGTTGGGGTCATCGCCTTTCTTATCGGTATCACCACTTTTTTTAACCGCGACGAGCGTCGCTTCAAGCTGCAACTGGCGGTCTATAGTGCCGTGATTGGCGGTCACTTTTTTCTGATGGGCGCGACGCCTGCCGGCATGAGCGCGGAGCTTAACGCGCTGCGAACGGTTATCTCACTTCGCACCCGCAGCCTGTGGGTAATGACGCTCTTCATCGTGCTGACTCTGACGCTCGGGCTGATAAAACTCCATCACGTCATCGAACTGCTACCGATTATCGGCACGGTTGCCAGCACCTGGGCGCTGTTTCGCTGCTCGGGGCTTACGACGCGCTGCGTAATGTGGTGCTCGACCGCCTGCTGGGTCACGCATAACTTCTGGATTGGCTCCATTGGCGGCACGCTGATCGAGGGCAGTTTTCTGATTATCAACGGGCTGAACATTGTGCGTTTCTGGCGGATGAAAAAGCGCGGTATCGATCCGTTTAAGATTGAAAAAGAAGTGGTGGAAAAGGGGTAA